TAACCTCCACCGTCGAGGACCTTGCACGAACTGTTCCCAACGTCACTAACGCGGTTCCACCATCGAAAACGCTGAATTCCGATCTGGGAGCGGCCATCGGACCACGCGGTACCGGCATCCTCGGTATCAGTTCGGAGGTTTCAGCGCTGGCGCGAAAACTTCGCATCGTCGATGAAGAGATCCGCGAAACTGCAAACCTGAGGCTATCTACCCAAGCGCTCCGTAATCCTCTCGCCGCTTACTTTGACAAACAGTTCTCGGTGATGGCGACTAAGGTGCTTCAGGCTAACGATCCCCAGGCGTTGCAACTGCAAAAGGCGCAACTGGACGAGCTTCGAGGCAGGGTGAAGGCGCTTGCGCCGGCAATTGTGGCGCTGGATAAGCAGATCGTGCTGCTCGGCGCCTACACCTCCCACCTTAACACTTGGCGTGCAGCCGTGGTCAGCGAAAATGAGAAGGCATGGAAGAACCTCATTTTGCATGTGCTTGGGGTCGCGGTAGTCATTGGCGCACTGCTCATCATAGGTGTGGTTGCGCGAAGGGCCACTCGACGCCACGTGCGCGATGTTGAGCGCCGGCATGTCATGCTCGTGGTCCAGAGGGTTGTCCTTTGGTTCACGATGGTGGTGGTCGGCGCGTTTGCCTTTGCCTCCGACTGGACGTCTTTGGCTACGTTTTTCGGACTTGTGACGGCCGGGATCGCGGTAGCGCTTCAGAGTTTCATCGTCTCCGCCGCTGGTTACTTCGTGCTGGTGGGAAGGCGCGGAATACGCATTGGCGACCGAGTGCAGATTTCAGGGGTCATGGGGGACGTGACCGATATTGGTTGGCTGCAATTCCAAGTCGGGGAGATCGACAGCCGAACGCAGCAGCCCACGGGCAACGTGGTTACATTCTCGAATTCATTGGTATTGTCGTCGCCGGCTACGGGCCTATCGAAGCTGAATCGGGACTACGTGAAGCCCCCAAAAAAGGAAGCTGCCGCCACAACAGAGCGCTAGACTACGGGCTGCCTCTCACATGTCCGGATCGAAGCTGCCACATCCAAAGTGCTACTCTGCCGCCGCACTTT
This region of Terriglobales bacterium genomic DNA includes:
- a CDS encoding mechanosensitive ion channel domain-containing protein; the protein is MAVLVSGLPAQVTPAVSDLPSDQQLIAFLTQSIAWYRHLGVETQIAANPVDVVFLEDNRVIAAQILQLSFDFARAEASVASLSPRGTQQTDTAAAGGASPELARVIQVQAQAEIAAREATQQMEDLKKQLVTARGADRHKLLAALDATRSRLDLLNAGLASLHEVVEFARTTGGRGTGDLTSTVEDLARTVPNVTNAVPPSKTLNSDLGAAIGPRGTGILGISSEVSALARKLRIVDEEIRETANLRLSTQALRNPLAAYFDKQFSVMATKVLQANDPQALQLQKAQLDELRGRVKALAPAIVALDKQIVLLGAYTSHLNTWRAAVVSENEKAWKNLILHVLGVAVVIGALLIIGVVARRATRRHVRDVERRHVMLVVQRVVLWFTMVVVGAFAFASDWTSLATFFGLVTAGIAVALQSFIVSAAGYFVLVGRRGIRIGDRVQISGVMGDVTDIGWLQFQVGEIDSRTQQPTGNVVTFSNSLVLSSPATGLSKLNRDYVKPPKKEAAATTER